A region of Dictyostelium discoideum AX4 chromosome 1 chromosome, whole genome shotgun sequence DNA encodes the following proteins:
- the nosip gene encoding hypothetical protein produces MPRHSKHSCSNSGKFSNYERQLLKYGTTTERLGKDSIKNFDSCSLCLNDVIMPVICNKGHLYCKECILTSLIDQKKLIKIKEKEWEQYQNKLKYEQDQKQEKQHQDSIKEFEKNVITLEGIGSNDDNNNNNNNNNNNNNNNNNNNNNNNNNNNNNNNNNNNTTTTTTTTTTTSDVNNKDKEKKEIVEKEIKLNSYWVITPDNKDKAIEKPRSYTVCPADGKHPLKSAQLINVHFTNVKPSSSDSNDSNNQYCCPICSKVLSNSTKTRLLKRCGHVFCSCLDKFKEDSSSQLSCYVCDKPYTEDEIIQIHSGGTGFSGSGSNLEAKKYTHTAIV; encoded by the exons atgcCAAGACATTCAAAG cattcATGTAGTAATAGTGGAAAATTTAGTAATTATGAAagacaattattaaaatatggtACAACTACAGAACGTTTAGGAAAAGATTCAATAAAGAATTTTGATAGTTGTTCATTATGTTTAAATGATGTAATTATGCCTGTAATTTGTAATAAAGGGCACCTATACTGTAAAGAATGTATCTTAACATCATTAATTGACCAAAAAAAgttgattaaaataaaagaaaaagagtgggaacaatatcaaaataaattaaaatatgaacAAGAtcaaaaacaagaaaaacaacATCAAGATTCaataaaagaatttgaaaagaaTGTTATAACTTTAGAAGGTATTGGtagtaatgatgataataataataataataataataataataataataataataataataataataataataataataataataataataataataataataataataataataataatacaacaactaccacaactacaactaccaccacttcagatgtaaataataaagataaagaaaaaaaagaaattgttgaaaaagaaattaaattaaatagttaTTGGGTAATAACACcagataataaagataagGCAATTGAAAAACCAAGATCATATACAGTTTGTCCAGCAGATGGGAAACATCCATTAAAATCTgcacaattaataaatgttcATTTTACAAATGTaaaaccatcatcatcagattCAAATGATAGTAACAATCAATATTGTTGCCCAATTTGTAGTAaagttttatcaaattcaacaaaaacTAGATTACTTAAAAGGTGTGGTCATGTATTTTGCTCATGTttagataaatttaaagaagatTCATCATCACAATTATCATGCTATGTTTGTGATAAACCATACACAGAGGAtgaaataattcaaattcattctGGTGGTACAGGTTTTAGTGGTAGTGGAAGTAATTTAGAAGCTAAAAAATATACACACACTgcaattgtttaa
- the abnA gene encoding hypothetical protein, whose protein sequence is MSAPNPLLAEINKGADLKHTETQDKSAPKIGSDVHIKKNDHASLLSEVEQGAKLKHAETDDKSAPKINENTTIKPNNHSALLGEIKAKAADS, encoded by the exons ATGTCTGCCCCAAATCCATTATTAGCTGAAATCAACAAAGGTGCTGATTTAAAACACACCGAAACCCAAGATAAGAGTGCCCCAAAGATTGGTTCTG ATGTCCACATTAAGAAGAACGATCACGCAAGTTTACTTTCCGAGGTTGAACAAGGTGCTAAATTAAAACACGCTGAGACTGATGATAAATCTGCACCAAagattaatgaaaatactaCAATTAAACCAAACAATCACTCTGCATTATTAGGTGAAATTAAAGCAAAGGCTGCCGatagttaa
- the abnB gene encoding hypothetical protein has protein sequence MSTTANPLLAEINKGTDLKHAETQDKSAPIIENVPIKKNDHSSLLGEVEKGAQLKHVETQDRSAPVTEGATVKSNNHSALLGEIKSKAQE, from the exons ATGTCTACCACTGCCAATCCATTATTAGCTGAAATCAACAAAGGTACTGACTTAAAACACGCTGAAACCCAAGATAAGAGTGCCCCAATAATTGAaa ACGTTCCAATCAAAAAGAATGATCACTCTTCTTTACTTGGTGAAGTTGAAAAAGGTGCTCAATTAAAACATGTTGAAACTCAAGATCGTTCAGCTCCAGTCACTGAAGGTGCCACCGTCAAATCCAACAACCACTCTGCTTTATTAGGcgaaatcaaatcaaaagctcaagaataa
- the abnC gene encoding hypothetical protein, translating into MSTTANPLLAEINKGTDLKHAETQDKSAPIIENVPIKKNDHSSLLGEVEKGAQLKHVETQDRSAPVTEGATVKSNNHSALLGEIKSKAQE; encoded by the exons aTGTCTACCACTGCCAATCCATTATTAGCTGAAATCAACAAAGGTACTGATTTGAAACACGCTGAAACCCAAGATAAGAGTGCCCCAATAATTGAaa ACGTTCCAATCAAAAAGAATGATCACTCTTCTTTACTTGGTGAAGTTGAAAAAGGTGCTCAATTAAAACATGTTGAAACTCAAGATCGTTCAGCTCCAGTCACTGAAGGTGCCACCGTCAAATCCAACAACCACTCTGCTTTATTAGGcgaaatcaaatcaaaagcTCAAGaataa